The following coding sequences lie in one Cotesia glomerata isolate CgM1 linkage group LG5, MPM_Cglom_v2.3, whole genome shotgun sequence genomic window:
- the LOC123266095 gene encoding uncharacterized protein LOC123266095, producing MTKTKMTLEQTRVLLTAKITALNDELTAKTTDIQTASLRFPKIEKMFDQYDASIDELEVNKPEDPEIELADGIRKIYYNLATKIKIPNQDVLNATIQTAINASTLNRTLETQRLTKLPTTDLPKFDGNFENWLSFKNTFKTLIDERKDLDDLNKFLYLRGCLTGSAANKLALLDASAENYTQAWDLLTETYQKERALVFKHYDAFLNLNSISTPTNENLTKFIDDARQHLNDLKSLKANPTDAFIVRLLELKLPTEIRDKWDETYEDDNTLPTFDAFSKFIIKTAFRLSTRKPNKQRDSDGFLKDDVMNIRFDALTIGERIKFVKSAKLCNNCLREHKGTCPSSSRCQTCKKFHHTKLHIQQKTVQQPSNPNTSKNNAVKSESPITVTTDKGSTS from the exons ATGACTAAAACAAAAATGACTTTAGAACAAACACGTGTTCTATTAACTGCTAAAATTACCGCATTGAACGATGAATTAACAGCAAAGACCACAGACATTCAGACTGCTTCTTTACGTTTTcctaaaatcgaaaaaatgttCGATCAGTACGATGCCAGTATCGACGAATTAGAAGTGAACAAACCTGAGGACCCAGAAATAGAACTCGCGGACGGaattcgcaaaatttattacaatcttgcaactaaaataaaaattcccaaTCAAGATGTTCTCAATGCCACTATTCAAACTGCAATTAACGCTTCGACTCTTAATCGAACACTCGAGACTCAACGACTTACTAAGCTCCCTACCACGGATTTACCAAAATTCGATGGCAACTTTGAAAATTGgctttcttttaaaaatacatttaagaCACTGATCGACGAACGTAAAGATTTAGATGATCTTAATAAGTTTTTATACCTTCGCGGATGTTTAACTGGTTCTGCTGCAAACAAGCTCGCGCTTTTGGATGCAAGTGCAGAAAACTATACACAGGCCTGGGACCTTTTAACAGAAACTTATCAGAAAGAGCGCGCTTTAGTTTTCAAACATTATGACgcttttttaaatcttaattcAATATCAACCCCGACTAATGAAAATCTCACTAAATTCATAGATGATGCTCGACAACacttaaatgatttaaaatcattaaaagcAAACCCAACTGACGCATTTATAGTAAGATTATTAGAACTTAAATTACCAACAGAAATTAGAGACAAATGGGACGAAACGTACGAAGACGATAACACTCTCCCAACGTTTGACGCATTTagcaaatttataataaaaactgCTTTCCGACTCAGTACACGTAAACCTAATAAACAGCGCGACTCCGATGGCTTTTTAAAAGACGACGTAATGAATATTCGA TTTGATGCATTAACTATAGGAGAACgcataaaatttgtaaaatctgCTAAACTTTGCAATAATTGTCTTCGCGAACACAAAGGAACTTGCCCTTCCAGTAGTAGATGTCAAACCTGTAAGAAATTCCATCATACCAAATTGCACATTCAACAAAAGACAGTTCAACAACCCTCTAATCCGAATACTTCAAAGAACAATGCCGTAAAATCCGAGTCACCTATTACTGTTACGACTGATAAGGGATCTACATCTTGA